The following proteins are co-located in the Silene latifolia isolate original U9 population chromosome 1, ASM4854445v1, whole genome shotgun sequence genome:
- the LOC141610855 gene encoding uncharacterized protein LOC141610855 produces MASVASIVRSHLSLLFLVALLLDFAHVSHGSPRKSGFSSVLSLFNLKEKSKFWTESIMHGDFDDLESSSPTKRGSLNYSQAGNIANYLKLKEVDSLYLPVPVNFIFIGFEGKGNQDFRLQAEELERWFTNIDHIFEHTRIPQIEEVRNPFHNINVDKGNHHFPTLSHVNYNFSVHAIQMNEKVTSLFEQAIAVLSRKEDVSVTGGSNNDLWQVDLDMMEVIFESLVEYLQLGNAYNIFVLNPKHNANMARYGYRRGLSESELNFLRQNKSLQASVRESKGVSDITLAIEKIQRPLYEKHPMAKFSWTATEETDTVEWSSRCSEALNSIQSLYQGKDTDYVVQSKVLQVLSGKSGDLKLALQKDLKSGDFNSLHAECLTDTWIGKDRWAFVDLSAGPFTWGPAVGGQGVRTEQSLPNVTRTIGAVSEITEEEAEEHLQNAIQEKFSALGDKEHEAIDILLAEIDIYELFAFKHCKGRKVRLALCEELDERMKELKNELQSMEGDEFGESHKRKALDALKKMESWNLFSDAHATMHNYTVARDTFLAHLGSILRGSMKHIIAPSVADGAFHFYDQISYQLFFITQDKIRSIKQLPVDLKALMEGLSSLSLPSQKVMFSQHMLPLSDDPALAMAFSVSRRAAAVPMLLVNGTYRKIVSNYLDSSILQHQLQRINDHNSLKGKHANDRLTLEVPIFWFIHGDPLLVDKHYQAKALSDMIIVVQSDTSSWESHLQCNGQSVLWDLRKPIKAAIAAASEHLAGLLPLHLVYSHAHETAMENWVWSVGCSPLSITTQGWRISQFQSDTIARNYLITSLEESIQLVNSAISLLVREQTSLKSFKLFQSQEKDLVNKYKFVVSLWKRMATVAAELRHTDGLRLLHTLNDASKSFAEQVNSTVALLHPIHCTKDRKVDVEFDMTTIPAFLVVLLIVWLLLRPRRAKPKIN; encoded by the exons ATGGCTTCCGTCGCATCAATCGTCCGTTCTCATCTTTCACTCCTCTTCCTTGTCGCTCTTCTTTTG GATTTTGCTCATGTCTCACATGGATCTCCACGTAAAAGTGGGTTTTCGTCTGTGTTGTCCTTGTTTAATCTTAAAGAGAAAAGCAAATTCTGGACTGAGTCTATCATGCATGGAG ATTTTGATGATTTGGAATCTTCCAGCCCTACAAAGAGAGGATCCCTTAATTACTCCCAGGCAG GTAACATTGCAAATTATTTGAAGCTCAAGGAAGTTGATTCCCTGTATCTTCCAGTTCCCGTGAATTTCATTTTTATCGGATTTGAAGGGAAAGGAAACCAAG ATTTCAGGCTACAAGCTGAAGAACTTGAGCGATGGTTcacaaatattgatcacatcttTGAACATACTCGGATCCCACAGATTGAAGAAGTGCGGAACCCATTTCACAATATAAATGTTGATAAAGGAAATCATCATTTTCCTACATTGAGTCATGTTAACTACAA TTTTTCTGTTCATGCAATACAAATGAATGAAAAGGTGACTTCTCTGTTTGAGCAAGCCATTGCTGTCTTATCCCGAAAGGAAGATGTGTCAGTTACCGG GGGAAGTAACAATGATTTGTGGCAAGTAGACCTGGATATGATGGAGGTTATCTTTGAAAGCCTGGTTGAGTATTTGCAACTTGGAAATGCATATAACATTTTTGTTTTGAATCCAAAGCATAATGCTAATATGGCTAGATATGGCTACAG GAGAGGATTATCGGAGTCAGAGCTAAACTTCCTGCGGCAG AATAAGAGCTTGCAAGCTTCTGTACGTGAATCAAAAGGTGTTTCAGATATTACACTAG CTATAGAAAAGATCCAAAGACCTTTGTATGAAAAGCACCCGATGGCCAAGTTTTCATGGACAGCAACCGAAGAAACAGATACG GTAGAATGGTCTAGTAGATGCTCGGAAGCTCTAAATAGTATCCAAAGCCTTTATCAAGGAAAGGATACAGATTACGTTGTCCAGAGCAAAGTTTTGCAG GTTTTGAGCGGAAAGAGTGGAGATTTAAAGCTTGCTCTCCAAAAGGACTTAAAATCTGGGGACTTCAACAGCCTTCATGCTGAATGTCTGACAGATACGTGGATAGGAAAAGACAG GTGGGCATTTGTTGATCTAAGTGCCGGCCCTTTTACATGGGGTCCGGCAGTTGGAGGACAAGGTGTACGTACTGAGCAAAGCTTGCCCAATGTAACAAGAACTATTGGTGCCGTTTCAG AAATAACTGAAGAGGAAGCTGAAGAGCACTTGCAGAATGCAATTCAAGAAAAGTTTTCTGCTCTTGGAGAT AAGGAACACGAAGCTATCGACATCCTTCTAGCAGAAATCGACATTTACGAGCTTTTCGCTTTTAAGCATTGCAAGGGGAGGAAAGTGAGGCTCGCCCTTTGTGAAG AACTTGACGAAAGAATGAAAGAATTAAAGAATGAGCTTCAGTCTATGGAAGGTGATGAATTTGGTGAAAGCCATAAGAGAAAGGCGCTGGATGCATTAAAGAAAATGGAGAGCTGGAATCTTTTCAGTGATGCCCACGCG ACAATGCACAATTACACAGTCGCTCGTGATACCTTTCTGGCGCACTTAGGTTCAATTTTGAGGGGATCTATGAAGCACATTATTGCCCCTTCTGTAGCAGATGGAGCATTCCATTTCTATGATCAGATCTCTTATCAGTTATTTTTCATTACTCAGGAT AAAATCAGGAGCATCAAGCAATTACCAGTGGATCTAAAGGCACTAATGGAGGGGCTATCATCTTTATCATTGCCTTCCCAGAAAGTGATGTTCAGCCAGCACAT GTTACCACTGTCCGATGATCCTGCGTTGGCTATGGCTTTCTCAGTATCTAGGAGAGCAGCTGCTGTGCCAATGTTATTAGTCAATGGAACCTATAGAAAAATTGTCTCTAATTATCTTGATTCATCCATTCTCCAACATCAGTTGCAACGGATAAATGATCATAATTCACTGAAAG GAAAACACGCAAATGACAGGCTGACACTGGAGGTTCCCATATTCTGGTTCATCCATGGTGATCCATTACTCGTTGATAAACATTATCAGGCAAAAGCTCTTTCTGATATGATCATTGTTGTTCAGTCTGACACTTCATCCTGGGAAAGTCATTTGCAGTGCAATGGACAATCAGTCCTTTGGGATTTGCG GAAGCCTATAAAAGCTGCAATTGCTGCTGCTTCTGAACATTTAGCTGGtttgcttcctcttcatcttGTATACAGTCATGCTCATGAGACTGCTATGGAG AATTGGGTATGGTCTGTGGGCTGCAGTCCTCTTTCTATCACAACTCAAGGCTGGCGAATTTCCCAATTCCAGTCAGATACTATTGCGCGGAACTATCTTATCACTAGTCTGGAAGAATCTATTCAGCTTGTGAACTCAGCTATAAGCCTCCTGGTCCGGGAGCAAACAT CTCTAAAATCATTCAAGCTTTTTCAGTCCCAGGAGAAAGACttagtgaacaagtacaaattTGTTGTTAGCTTGTGGAAaaga ATGGCTACTGTGGCTGCAGAATTGAGACATACTGATGGCTTAAGGCTGCTGCACACATTGAATGATGCATCAAAAAG CTTTGCGGAACAAGTTAATTCAACAGTAGCTCTCTTACATCCGATACACTGCACTAAAGACCGGAAGGTAGATGTCGAGTTTGACATGACGACAATTCCCGCTTTCTTGGTGGTGTTGCTTATTGTGTGGTTACTTCTTAGACCAAGGCGGGCAAAGCCTAAGATTAACTGA